One Streptomyces sp. NBC_00554 DNA segment encodes these proteins:
- a CDS encoding ATP-binding protein: MRQQTWIGRFPVQFKGASTPWRGAKEVSGVALVVAQEVPTSSSMAVPHGPAGVGEARHRMRDQLRTGGVAETVIDDAVLILSELLSNACRHGRPLGDALAGDGDVRAAWRVDPSGRLTVEVTDGGGPTRPVPATPSVTARGGRGLNIITALAKDWGVRDDVHGEVTVWVVVQDNVKAARRHDDFATRVASPAPHRKPLIPRPAIPDLDFADAFDDMD, encoded by the coding sequence GTGCGTCAGCAGACGTGGATTGGCCGGTTTCCGGTCCAGTTCAAAGGGGCATCCACACCGTGGCGTGGGGCAAAGGAGGTCTCGGGGGTGGCGTTGGTGGTGGCACAGGAGGTGCCCACGTCGTCGAGCATGGCCGTACCTCATGGCCCTGCGGGCGTGGGGGAAGCAAGACACCGGATGCGGGATCAACTGCGCACCGGTGGCGTGGCGGAAACGGTCATCGACGACGCCGTACTGATCCTTTCCGAACTGCTCAGCAACGCCTGCCGGCACGGCAGGCCGCTGGGTGACGCCTTGGCGGGGGACGGCGACGTCCGCGCCGCGTGGCGTGTCGATCCGTCCGGAAGGCTCACCGTCGAGGTGACGGACGGCGGTGGTCCGACCCGTCCGGTTCCGGCCACGCCCTCGGTCACCGCGCGCGGCGGCCGCGGGCTGAACATCATCACGGCACTGGCCAAGGACTGGGGCGTCCGGGACGACGTCCACGGAGAGGTCACCGTCTGGGTCGTCGTCCAGGACAACGTGAAGGCAGCGCGCCGGCACGACGACTTCGCTACGCGCGTCGCGTCACCGGCACCGCACCGGAAGCCGCTGATACCGCGGCCGGCGATACCCGACCTGGACTTCGCGGACGCCTTCGACGACATGGACTGA
- a CDS encoding triphosphoribosyl-dephospho-CoA synthase: MSRREDETLARAAVAALTWQLELAPKPGLPDPRDLDARATRQDHCALRWSAKALAPGLAAMAAAARRIGGPSPELRTELGAIGRSTEHSVALAGGGHRGAMWTLGLLVAAAALEPRATGSDVAATAKRIAAHTDRRAPRRPSRGSSVSAKYGAAGARGEARAGFPHVRRALAALGTARSAGAPEPYARLDALLTVMSTLQDTELLYTAGPHGLRHVQAGARGVLEAGGTSTEAGRQALSALDDDLHARAWSPRGSGGLLAGALFVDSLPVVVSSPVRAA, encoded by the coding sequence ATGAGCCGCCGCGAGGACGAGACGCTCGCGCGGGCCGCCGTGGCCGCGCTGACCTGGCAGCTGGAGCTGGCTCCCAAGCCCGGACTGCCCGACCCGCGCGATCTCGACGCCCGGGCCACCCGCCAGGACCACTGTGCCCTGCGCTGGTCGGCCAAGGCGCTGGCGCCCGGCCTCGCGGCCATGGCGGCCGCCGCACGCCGCATCGGCGGGCCCTCGCCCGAACTCCGTACGGAGCTGGGCGCGATCGGCCGGTCCACCGAGCACTCGGTGGCCCTGGCGGGCGGCGGACACCGCGGCGCCATGTGGACGCTCGGGCTGCTGGTCGCCGCCGCGGCCCTCGAACCCCGCGCCACCGGGAGCGACGTCGCCGCGACCGCCAAGCGGATCGCGGCACACACCGACCGGCGGGCACCGCGGCGGCCCTCCCGGGGGTCGTCCGTCTCGGCGAAGTACGGCGCCGCCGGGGCGCGCGGCGAGGCCCGCGCCGGATTCCCGCACGTACGGCGGGCGTTGGCCGCCCTCGGCACCGCCCGCTCGGCGGGCGCCCCCGAGCCGTACGCCCGGCTCGACGCCCTCCTCACCGTCATGTCCACCCTCCAGGACACCGAGTTGCTCTACACGGCGGGACCGCACGGCCTCCGCCATGTCCAGGCGGGCGCCCGCGGAGTCCTCGAAGCGGGCGGTACGTCCACGGAGGCGGGCCGTCAGGCCCTGTCCGCCCTCGACGACGACCTCCACGCGCGCGCGTGGAGCCCCCGTGGCAGCGGAGGGCTGCTCGCGGGGGCCCTGTTCGTGGACTCGCTGCCGGTCGTGGTCAGTTCACCGGTACGGGCCGCCTGA
- a CDS encoding PP2C family protein-serine/threonine phosphatase, with protein MLDIPSRVRVHVETLLAAQNDMGVCDAIEQYAPVGKPDAMSAPHLPKVAGIDSTVPSPAHTVAPTSAVTVTPSATSSTGPGADLQDRLAGLVSDLTTLHELTERLARTATLSDALEELLRAGAALVGARRGLVVMEPGDGLGPDTTIGLGLARADLGHIETIPRSCMAYGKLLDTAAGLPGGEAEITQPDLFSEDGLDPRHREVAAQLGYAASYALPLSTDAAGRLGAAVWLYDEPAEPVERQRHLIGRYARHATEHLARLLELERTRACLATVSEELLPSRLPRVSGVQLAARHRTGPRGGGDWYDALPLPDAALGLAVGSVTGSGPSAMAAMGRLRASLRAYAVMEGEDPVAVLSDLELLMRLTEPARSATALFAYCEPALRKITLAGAGHSPPLVIGPRRTEFVETSLSAPLGMLACWEAPSVELTAEPGETVLLYTDGLLHRTGDPMDRAFARLHAAAASVPKTVRDDPGALADHVLRSVLPDGLDSADSEEDVVLLAARFE; from the coding sequence ATGCTGGACATCCCCTCACGAGTGCGTGTACATGTGGAGACACTGCTTGCGGCGCAGAACGACATGGGGGTTTGCGATGCTATTGAGCAATACGCACCGGTCGGAAAGCCGGACGCCATGAGCGCCCCTCACCTTCCGAAAGTGGCTGGAATCGACTCCACGGTTCCCTCGCCCGCACACACTGTCGCGCCGACGTCCGCTGTCACGGTTACCCCTTCGGCCACCTCTTCCACCGGCCCCGGGGCCGATCTCCAAGATCGTCTCGCGGGACTGGTCTCCGATCTGACCACGCTCCACGAGCTCACCGAGCGCCTGGCGCGCACCGCGACACTGAGCGACGCACTCGAGGAGCTGCTGCGCGCCGGAGCCGCCCTGGTGGGCGCCCGGCGCGGTCTCGTCGTCATGGAACCGGGCGACGGACTCGGCCCCGACACCACGATCGGCCTGGGCCTCGCGCGGGCCGATCTCGGCCACATCGAGACGATTCCGCGCAGCTGCATGGCGTACGGGAAGCTCCTCGACACGGCGGCCGGACTGCCCGGCGGCGAGGCGGAGATCACCCAGCCCGACCTGTTCTCCGAGGACGGTCTCGACCCCCGCCACCGCGAGGTGGCCGCACAGCTCGGCTATGCCGCGAGCTACGCGCTGCCCCTGTCCACGGACGCCGCGGGCCGCCTGGGCGCCGCCGTATGGCTCTACGACGAGCCCGCCGAACCGGTCGAGCGCCAGCGCCACCTCATCGGCCGGTACGCCCGGCACGCGACCGAGCACCTGGCACGGCTGCTGGAACTGGAGCGCACGCGCGCGTGCCTCGCGACGGTCTCCGAGGAGCTGCTTCCCTCACGGCTGCCCCGGGTCTCCGGCGTCCAGCTGGCTGCCCGGCACCGCACCGGTCCGCGCGGCGGCGGCGACTGGTACGACGCGCTGCCGCTGCCCGACGCCGCGCTCGGCCTCGCGGTCGGCTCCGTCACCGGGTCCGGGCCCAGCGCGATGGCCGCGATGGGCCGGCTGAGAGCGTCCCTGCGGGCGTACGCGGTCATGGAGGGCGAGGACCCCGTCGCCGTCCTCTCCGACCTCGAACTGCTGATGCGGCTCACCGAGCCGGCCCGCTCCGCGACCGCTCTCTTCGCGTACTGCGAGCCCGCGCTGCGCAAGATCACGCTCGCCGGGGCCGGACACAGCCCGCCCCTGGTGATCGGCCCGCGGCGCACGGAGTTCGTGGAGACCTCCCTGTCGGCGCCCCTGGGCATGCTCGCCTGCTGGGAGGCGCCGAGCGTCGAGCTGACCGCCGAACCCGGGGAGACCGTCCTCCTGTACACGGACGGCTTGCTGCACCGCACCGGCGACCCCATGGACCGCGCCTTCGCGCGGCTGCACGCGGCGGCGGCGAGCGTTCCGAAGACGGTGCGCGACGATCCCGGCGCGCTCGCCGATCACGTACTACGGAGTGTGCTGCCGGACGGGCTGGACTCGGCGGACTCCGAGGAGGACGTCGTACTCCTGGCGGCGCGCTTCGAGTGA
- a CDS encoding aminopeptidase P family protein has translation MADELNPETPDETPEEPIKQRKNGLYPGVSDELAESMKSGWADTELHGLEPIAQAEYTATRRAALSARFPGERLVVPAGNLKTRSNDTEYPFRASVEYAYLTGNLTEDGVLVLEPTTDGHKATIYLLPRSDRENGEFWLSGQGELWVGRRHSLTEAGQLYGIPASDVRELADALREATGPVRVVRGYDAGVEAALTDKVTAERDEELRVFLSEARLVKDEFEAGELQKAVDSTVRGFEDVVKVLDKAEATSERYIEGTFFLRARVEGNDIGYGSICASGPHACTLHWVRNDGPVRSGDLLLLDAGVETHTLYTADVTRTLPVNGTYTEIQKKIYDAVYEAQEAGIAAVQPGAKYRDFHDAAQRVLAEKLVEWGLVEGPVERVLELGLQRRWTLHGTGHMLGMDVHDCAAARTETYVQGTLEPGMCLTVEPGLYFQADDLTVPEEYRGIGVRIEDDILVTEDGNRNLSDGLPRRSDEVEAWMAALKG, from the coding sequence GTGGCGGACGAGCTCAATCCGGAGACCCCGGACGAGACTCCCGAAGAGCCGATCAAGCAGCGCAAGAACGGCCTGTACCCGGGCGTGTCCGACGAGCTGGCCGAGAGCATGAAGTCCGGCTGGGCCGACACGGAGCTGCACGGCCTGGAGCCGATCGCGCAGGCCGAGTACACCGCCACCCGGCGTGCCGCGCTCTCCGCGCGCTTCCCGGGCGAGCGCCTGGTGGTTCCCGCGGGCAACCTGAAGACCCGCTCGAACGACACCGAGTACCCCTTCCGCGCCTCGGTCGAGTACGCGTATCTCACCGGCAACCTGACCGAGGACGGCGTCCTGGTCCTGGAGCCGACCACTGACGGGCACAAGGCGACCATTTACCTGCTGCCGCGCTCCGACCGTGAGAACGGCGAGTTCTGGCTCAGCGGCCAGGGCGAGCTGTGGGTCGGCCGCCGCCACTCCCTGACGGAGGCCGGGCAGCTGTACGGCATCCCCGCCTCGGACGTCCGCGAGCTCGCCGACGCGCTGCGCGAGGCCACCGGTCCGGTCCGGGTCGTACGCGGCTACGACGCCGGCGTCGAGGCGGCGCTCACCGACAAGGTGACCGCCGAGCGCGACGAGGAGCTGCGGGTCTTCCTGTCGGAGGCCCGGCTGGTGAAGGACGAGTTCGAGGCCGGTGAGCTCCAGAAGGCCGTCGACTCGACCGTGCGTGGCTTCGAGGACGTCGTGAAGGTCCTCGACAAGGCCGAGGCGACCAGCGAGCGCTACATCGAGGGCACCTTCTTCCTGCGCGCGCGGGTCGAGGGCAACGACATCGGGTACGGCTCGATCTGCGCCTCCGGGCCGCACGCGTGCACGCTGCACTGGGTGCGCAACGACGGTCCGGTCCGCTCCGGCGACCTGCTCCTGCTGGACGCCGGCGTCGAGACGCACACGCTCTACACCGCCGACGTCACGCGCACGCTGCCCGTCAACGGCACGTACACGGAGATCCAGAAGAAGATCTACGACGCCGTGTACGAGGCCCAGGAGGCCGGTATCGCGGCCGTGCAGCCGGGCGCCAAGTACCGCGACTTCCACGACGCCGCGCAGCGCGTGCTGGCCGAGAAGCTCGTCGAGTGGGGCCTCGTCGAGGGCCCGGTCGAGCGCGTCCTGGAGCTGGGCCTCCAGCGCCGCTGGACCCTGCACGGCACCGGCCACATGCTCGGCATGGACGTCCACGACTGCGCGGCCGCGCGGACCGAGACGTATGTGCAGGGCACGCTGGAACCGGGCATGTGCCTGACCGTCGAGCCCGGCCTGTACTTCCAGGCGGACGACCTGACGGTGCCGGAGGAGTACCGCGGCATCGGGGTGCGCATCGAGGACGACATCCTGGTGACCGAGGACGGGAACCGGAACCTGTCGGACGGGCTGCCGCGGCGCTCCGACGAGGTCGAGGCGTGGATGGCCGCCCTGAAGGGCTGA
- a CDS encoding PLP-dependent aminotransferase family protein, producing the protein MDDFWSGVGVDLHLEPDAGAGRRTGLERALRDAVRDGRLAPGTRLPATRRLAAELGVSRGTAKAAYDQLIAEGYLTARQGSGTDVAALPLDGVSAAAGAPRARAPLFDLRPGSPDVGTFPAAAWLRALRRAIATAPSLAYDYGDPRGRIELRTALSGYLGRARGVLAPPERIVITSGYVQGLALLARVLDGGTVAMEDPGLPFHRDVVRRGGGRVVPLPVDERGACAGQLASVKADAVVVTPAHQYPTGVTLHPERRRALTDWARERGGLIVEDDYDGEFRYDRQPVGALQGMAPGQVAYLGTASKTLGPALRLGWMVLPPHLVDAVADAKLHSDHHTESIGQLALAEMINSHAYDRHVRACRLRYRRRRDQLLGRLGARQSVRGIAAGLHALVEVPDEAETLARAAEEGLAVGHLGEHWHTPGDGGRTQGLVVGYGTPRERVYPEALEALGRVLGGGS; encoded by the coding sequence GTGGATGACTTCTGGTCCGGTGTCGGTGTGGACCTGCATCTGGAGCCCGATGCGGGCGCGGGGCGCAGAACGGGGCTCGAACGGGCGCTGCGTGACGCCGTGCGCGACGGGCGGCTCGCGCCGGGCACCCGGCTGCCCGCGACCCGGCGGCTCGCGGCCGAGCTGGGCGTTTCCCGGGGGACGGCGAAGGCGGCGTACGACCAGCTGATCGCCGAGGGGTACCTGACCGCCCGGCAGGGTTCGGGCACCGACGTGGCGGCGCTGCCCCTGGACGGGGTGTCGGCGGCTGCCGGGGCTCCACGCGCGCGTGCACCTCTTTTCGATCTGCGCCCCGGCAGCCCGGACGTCGGAACGTTCCCGGCGGCGGCCTGGCTGCGGGCGCTGCGGCGCGCGATCGCGACGGCGCCCTCCTTGGCGTACGACTACGGCGATCCGCGCGGCCGCATCGAGCTGCGGACGGCGTTGTCCGGGTACTTGGGCCGGGCCCGGGGCGTGCTCGCGCCGCCCGAGCGGATCGTGATCACCTCGGGGTACGTGCAGGGGCTCGCGCTCCTCGCGCGCGTGCTGGACGGCGGGACGGTCGCCATGGAGGACCCCGGGCTGCCGTTCCACCGGGACGTGGTGCGGCGGGGCGGCGGGAGAGTGGTGCCGCTGCCGGTCGACGAACGTGGCGCCTGTGCGGGTCAGTTGGCCTCCGTCAAGGCGGACGCGGTCGTCGTCACGCCCGCGCACCAGTATCCGACCGGCGTCACGCTGCACCCCGAGCGGCGGCGGGCGCTCACCGACTGGGCACGCGAGCGTGGCGGGCTGATCGTCGAGGACGACTACGACGGGGAGTTCCGCTACGACAGGCAGCCGGTCGGCGCCCTCCAGGGGATGGCACCGGGGCAGGTCGCGTACCTGGGCACGGCCTCCAAGACGCTCGGGCCCGCGCTGCGCCTGGGCTGGATGGTGCTGCCACCGCACCTGGTCGACGCGGTGGCCGACGCCAAGCTGCACAGCGACCATCACACCGAGTCCATCGGGCAGTTGGCCCTCGCCGAGATGATCAACAGCCACGCGTACGACCGGCACGTACGCGCGTGCCGTCTGCGGTACCGCCGACGCAGGGACCAGCTCCTCGGCCGGCTGGGGGCGCGGCAGAGCGTACGAGGGATCGCGGCGGGACTGCACGCGCTGGTGGAAGTGCCGGACGAGGCCGAGACCTTGGCGCGAGCGGCGGAGGAAGGGCTCGCGGTCGGGCATCTCGGGGAGCACTGGCACACGCCGGGCGACGGCGGCCGGACGCAGGGGCTGGTCGTCGGGTACGGGACGCCGAGGGAGCGGGTTTATCCAGAGGCGTTGGAGGCGTTGGGGCGGGTGCTGGGGGGGGGCAGCTGA
- a CDS encoding glycerophosphodiester phosphodiesterase: MTHARQHPIQVVAHRGASEEAPEHTLAAYKKAIEDGADALECDVRLTADGHLVCVHDRRVNRTSNGRGAVSALELADLAALDFGAWKNRDESPDWEYGPGDREDTSVLTLERLLELVADAGRRVELAIETKHPTRWAGQVEERLLHLLKRFGLDAPDSAAESPVRVMSFSARSLHRVRAASPALPTVYLLQFISPRLRDGRLPAGVRIAGPSMRIVRSHPAYIERLKRAGHQVHVWTVNEPEDVDLCVELGIDAIITNRPRAVLRQLDR; encoded by the coding sequence GTGACCCACGCACGACAGCACCCGATCCAGGTCGTAGCCCACCGCGGAGCCTCCGAAGAGGCACCCGAGCACACCCTGGCCGCGTACAAGAAGGCGATCGAGGACGGCGCGGACGCCCTCGAGTGCGATGTACGGCTGACCGCGGACGGCCATCTCGTCTGCGTCCACGACCGCCGCGTCAACCGTACGTCGAACGGACGCGGAGCGGTCTCGGCCCTGGAGCTCGCCGACCTCGCGGCGCTGGACTTCGGCGCCTGGAAGAACCGAGACGAGTCCCCCGACTGGGAGTACGGCCCCGGGGACCGCGAGGACACCTCCGTCCTCACCCTGGAGCGGCTGCTCGAACTCGTCGCCGACGCGGGCCGCCGGGTCGAGCTGGCCATCGAGACCAAACACCCCACGCGCTGGGCGGGCCAGGTCGAGGAGCGGCTGCTGCACCTGCTGAAGCGTTTCGGCCTGGACGCCCCGGACTCCGCCGCCGAGTCGCCCGTACGCGTCATGAGCTTCTCGGCGCGTTCACTGCACCGCGTCCGGGCCGCGTCCCCGGCGCTGCCCACGGTCTATCTGCTGCAGTTCATCTCGCCCCGGCTGCGCGACGGACGGCTGCCCGCGGGCGTCCGGATCGCGGGCCCGTCGATGCGGATCGTGCGCAGCCACCCCGCCTACATCGAGCGCCTGAAACGCGCCGGGCACCAGGTCCATGTCTGGACCGTGAACGAACCCGAGGATGTCGATCTCTGCGTTGAACTGGGCATCGACGCCATCATCACCAACCGGCCCCGCGCGGTTCTGCGCCAGCTGGACCGCTGA
- a CDS encoding DUF5926 family protein produces the protein MAKKRPQTKAKQPQLKDGARAGGADGHFPVVGAREPCPCGSGRRYKACHGRAAAHAATELVHRPFEGLAGEGDWVALRELVPAATVELKLRESLPEGVPSVTLATVLPMAWPALRRDDGSVLIGLQNDTASGDISRDLADTLQRALAAKPGTPVEGRRAPADGPRLQDLLDPEGAFEPVVHPGFEFWVPDAENATPEVTASLERANAAAIPTVKLSGVDAAYWCETPDKNHLRWVMPYPEERLLDALARLHAAGQSSLGEGTRLVGSFRAHGLTVPVWDLPTGVTADDIEKPAATFAERLTTALATDAPLTTDERRARGGLTNRQVTLS, from the coding sequence ATGGCCAAGAAGCGACCGCAGACGAAGGCCAAGCAGCCTCAGCTGAAAGATGGTGCCCGTGCCGGAGGCGCTGATGGACACTTCCCGGTTGTCGGCGCTCGCGAACCCTGCCCCTGCGGCAGTGGCCGCCGCTACAAGGCCTGTCACGGCCGGGCCGCCGCACACGCCGCGACCGAGCTGGTGCATCGCCCCTTCGAAGGCCTGGCGGGCGAGGGCGACTGGGTCGCGCTCCGCGAGCTGGTGCCCGCCGCGACCGTCGAGCTGAAGCTCAGGGAGAGCCTGCCGGAGGGCGTTCCCTCGGTCACGCTCGCCACCGTCCTGCCGATGGCGTGGCCCGCGCTGCGCCGCGACGACGGCTCGGTCCTGATCGGCCTGCAGAACGACACGGCCTCCGGCGACATCAGCCGCGACCTCGCCGACACCCTCCAGCGCGCGCTGGCCGCGAAGCCCGGCACCCCGGTCGAGGGCCGCCGCGCCCCGGCCGACGGTCCCCGACTCCAGGATCTCCTCGACCCCGAAGGCGCGTTCGAGCCAGTTGTGCACCCGGGTTTCGAGTTCTGGGTCCCGGACGCGGAGAACGCGACGCCGGAGGTGACCGCCTCCCTGGAGCGGGCCAACGCCGCCGCCATCCCGACCGTGAAGCTCTCCGGCGTCGATGCCGCCTACTGGTGCGAGACCCCCGACAAGAACCATCTGCGCTGGGTCATGCCCTACCCGGAGGAGCGGCTTCTGGACGCGCTCGCGCGGCTGCACGCTGCCGGGCAGTCGAGCCTCGGCGAGGGCACCCGCCTGGTCGGCTCCTTCCGTGCACACGGGCTCACCGTGCCCGTCTGGGACCTGCCGACAGGCGTCACGGCGGACGACATCGAGAAGCCGGCGGCCACCTTCGCCGAGCGCCTCACCACCGCCCTGGCCACGGACGCACCACTCACCACGGACGAGCGCAGGGCACGCGGCGGCCTCACCAACCGACAGGTGACGCTCAGCTGA
- a CDS encoding bifunctional DNA primase/polymerase, translating into MREILGRRRRLLSRRNNGRPEMLKSALTFATEWQWPVLPGVASDPQGRARCGCPDPECTVPGAHPFDPGLLAATTDERMVRWWWTNRPTAPIVLATGEQAPCAVSLPALAAARALAALDRQGMRLGPVVAAPTRWAILVAPYSLEQLGELLYAKDYVPGSLRFHGEGGYIALPPSETGQGQIRWERAPLPGSAAPWVPDVEAVVDAVVEALTRTGVSAPEL; encoded by the coding sequence ATGCGCGAGATCCTCGGAAGGCGACGCAGGCTCCTGTCCAGGCGAAACAACGGGAGGCCTGAGATGCTCAAGTCCGCCCTGACCTTCGCGACCGAATGGCAGTGGCCCGTACTCCCGGGTGTGGCATCGGACCCGCAGGGGCGCGCCCGCTGCGGATGCCCCGACCCGGAATGCACGGTGCCCGGCGCCCACCCCTTCGACCCCGGCCTCCTCGCGGCCACCACCGACGAGCGCATGGTGCGCTGGTGGTGGACCAACCGGCCGACGGCACCGATCGTGCTGGCCACCGGCGAGCAGGCCCCCTGCGCGGTGAGCCTGCCCGCCCTCGCGGCGGCCCGCGCGCTCGCCGCCCTCGACCGCCAGGGCATGCGCCTGGGCCCGGTCGTCGCGGCTCCCACGCGATGGGCGATCCTCGTCGCGCCGTACTCCCTGGAGCAGCTCGGCGAGCTGCTGTACGCCAAGGACTACGTCCCCGGCTCGCTCCGCTTCCACGGAGAGGGCGGCTACATCGCGCTGCCTCCGTCGGAGACGGGGCAGGGCCAGATCCGCTGGGAACGCGCACCACTGCCCGGCTCGGCCGCGCCCTGGGTGCCCGATGTGGAGGCCGTGGTGGACGCGGTGGTCGAGGCCCTCACTCGTACGGGTGTGAGCGCGCCCGAGTTGTAG
- a CDS encoding intradiol ring-cleavage dioxygenase: MTGSHKEKSITRRRAIAVTGGTVAAGGIAFAGYQAAFADETTTTEAGASASASASSTSGQCVLMSSVTEGPYYLDGALVRKDITEGKSGVPLTLRITVQDTTDSCAPVAGAAVEIWHCDAWGYYSGYTTANPGGSAPAESEDGSTANDKTYLRGYQVANANGVVKFETIFPGWYTPRTCHIHVKVHTGGEKEDGTYEGGTVNFTGQLFFDDDIAAEIFALEPYSQHSGSYTKLADDMVYEDNGAAGGLLTLKAVHKKDPSKGYKGSIVLGIDPDAESTGAGSGGGGTPPSGAPGDAPTGTPPSDAPSDSASPSASASS; the protein is encoded by the coding sequence ATGACGGGAAGCCACAAAGAGAAGTCGATCACCCGGCGCCGCGCGATCGCGGTGACCGGAGGCACGGTCGCGGCAGGCGGAATCGCCTTCGCCGGATACCAGGCGGCGTTCGCCGACGAAACGACCACCACCGAGGCCGGCGCGTCCGCCTCGGCCTCGGCGAGCTCCACGAGCGGCCAGTGCGTGCTGATGTCCAGCGTCACGGAGGGGCCGTACTACCTGGACGGCGCCCTGGTGCGGAAGGACATCACCGAGGGCAAGAGCGGCGTCCCGCTGACCCTGCGCATCACCGTTCAGGACACCACCGACTCCTGCGCCCCGGTCGCCGGCGCCGCGGTGGAGATCTGGCACTGCGACGCCTGGGGCTACTACTCCGGCTACACCACCGCCAACCCCGGCGGCTCGGCCCCCGCCGAGAGCGAGGACGGCTCCACCGCCAACGACAAGACGTATCTGCGCGGGTACCAGGTCGCCAACGCCAACGGGGTCGTCAAGTTCGAGACGATCTTCCCCGGCTGGTACACGCCGCGCACCTGCCACATCCACGTCAAGGTGCACACCGGCGGCGAGAAGGAGGACGGCACCTATGAGGGCGGCACGGTGAACTTCACCGGCCAGCTGTTCTTCGACGACGACATCGCCGCGGAGATCTTCGCCCTGGAGCCGTACTCCCAGCACAGCGGCAGCTACACCAAGCTCGCCGACGACATGGTCTACGAGGACAACGGCGCCGCCGGCGGTCTGCTGACCCTGAAGGCGGTGCACAAGAAGGACCCGTCCAAGGGCTACAAGGGGTCCATCGTCCTGGGCATCGACCCCGACGCCGAGAGCACCGGCGCGGGCAGCGGCGGCGGTGGTACGCCCCCCAGCGGTGCGCCGGGCGACGCGCCGACCGGTACGCCGCCGAGCGACGCCCCGAGTGACAGTGCCTCCCCGTCCGCCTCGGCTTCCTCGTAG
- a CDS encoding MFS transporter, whose product MTNSLVPPAGPQRVLALAQLANSVGDGAYYVTSALYFTHVVGLAPGRVGLGLTVAWAVGSLVGVPLGRLADRRGPRGTAVLLALATAAAVASFLVVRGFLPFVLAACAYASAQSGLAAARQALLAGLVPAGERTGLLAHLQSTLNAGLAVGAGLGGLALHAGTRAAYLGVFALDAVSFLLCAALMLRLPSVAPVSAVVRRSHGLGVLRDRPYVLVTFLNTVLLLRMPLLSLGIPLWITERTEAPAWLVSALFVLNTGAVMVFQVRMARGVTGLASATRAVRRSGLVMLASCTVFALSSGVSPWVAVGVLVAGAVLQVVAEMQQSAGSWQLAFDLAPADRMGEYQGFFGTGVTVARTMGPLVLTALLVGWGTPGWLLLGAVMLAASYAMGPATRWATATAGPSKEPVRRPVPVN is encoded by the coding sequence ATGACGAACTCACTCGTCCCGCCCGCGGGTCCGCAGCGTGTCCTGGCCCTGGCCCAGTTGGCCAACTCCGTCGGCGACGGCGCCTACTACGTGACGTCGGCGCTGTACTTCACGCATGTCGTCGGTCTCGCTCCCGGGCGGGTGGGGCTGGGGCTGACCGTGGCGTGGGCGGTCGGTTCGCTGGTGGGTGTGCCATTGGGGCGGTTGGCCGACCGGCGGGGGCCGCGCGGCACGGCGGTGCTGCTCGCCCTGGCGACCGCGGCGGCGGTGGCATCCTTCCTCGTCGTACGCGGCTTCCTCCCCTTCGTGCTCGCGGCGTGCGCGTACGCGTCCGCGCAGTCGGGGCTGGCGGCGGCCCGGCAGGCGCTCCTTGCGGGGCTGGTCCCGGCCGGGGAGCGGACCGGGCTGCTCGCGCATCTGCAGTCGACGCTCAACGCCGGTCTGGCGGTGGGGGCGGGCCTCGGCGGGCTCGCGCTGCACGCCGGGACGCGCGCCGCGTACCTCGGGGTGTTCGCGCTGGACGCGGTGAGCTTCCTGCTGTGCGCGGCCCTGATGCTGCGGCTGCCGTCAGTGGCTCCCGTGTCGGCCGTCGTACGGCGGAGTCACGGCCTCGGCGTTCTGCGCGACCGCCCCTATGTGCTGGTCACGTTCCTCAACACCGTGCTGCTGCTGCGGATGCCGCTGCTCAGCCTCGGCATCCCGCTGTGGATCACCGAGCGGACCGAGGCGCCCGCCTGGCTGGTCTCCGCGCTGTTCGTGCTCAACACGGGCGCGGTGATGGTCTTCCAGGTACGGATGGCCCGCGGCGTCACGGGCCTGGCGTCCGCCACACGCGCGGTACGCCGGTCCGGGCTCGTCATGCTGGCGTCCTGCACGGTCTTCGCCCTGTCGTCCGGTGTCTCGCCGTGGGTCGCGGTGGGTGTGCTGGTGGCGGGCGCGGTGCTTCAGGTCGTCGCCGAGATGCAGCAGTCCGCGGGTTCCTGGCAGCTGGCCTTCGACCTCGCACCGGCCGACCGCATGGGCGAGTACCAGGGCTTCTTCGGCACCGGCGTCACGGTGGCCCGCACGATGGGCCCGCTCGTCCTGACCGCGCTGCTGGTGGGCTGGGGAACGCCGGGTTGGCTGTTGCTCGGCGCTGTGATGCTGGCGGCCTCGTACGCGATGGGACCGGCGACACGATGGGCCACCGCCACCGCCGGCCCTTCGAAGGAGCCCGTCAGGCGGCCCGTACCGGTGAACTGA